A segment of the Crassostrea angulata isolate pt1a10 chromosome 10, ASM2561291v2, whole genome shotgun sequence genome:
GTAACAAGAAGTTGACAGTCTGTAgataaaatgaatgtaaatgCATGTCTGTCAAACGATATAAGAGTCGCTCCATCCTCAGCTTGCCACAAGTGGAAATGCCCCATAACATCGTAGgataaaatttgcatatcattTTCTATTATCTTAATTTGTCGAACAAAACTGTCATGTTTCTGCAAAATATAGACATCTTCCATTAGAAAGCCAATTTTACTATAAAGGAAAGAAGAATTTATTTGTCATATACAGTTTCATATAAGTGTGCCACCCGCAACTTGACGACCATTGATAAGCATAAACTGGACTTTTATGGCAACATCATACCCAATTTGCAAGCATATGCAATAAAAGTCTTAGTCAGATTTAAAAATGGGAAATCAATGGCTAGAACAAGCTTTTTCTTCCGTTATCAAAGTTCGACAAATACCTCATAGTTTGTAATGACGATAGCCAGAGTCATACTCCAGACTTTGATTTTCCTGTCTTCCGCTGATGTGACTGTAAACGCACCATTAGAAGCAGGCTCTATGCTAGCAACAGCTCCGCTGTGACCAAGAAAGCTTTCTGAATAAGTATTTGTCTCCAGATCCCATAGCTTTACTTCGCCATCAGTACCCCCTAAAAGGCCAGATACATAAGCacaatgaaattaaacatatttttgtacGTAGCCTTCTTTTTCTATTTAGCAAGACTAATTGATCATTAATCAAGGAATTAAATGTACTTTTAACACATTCGGCTTGTCCTAAgttaacgagagagagagagagagagagataacaCTTAGTGAAATAAATAACGTTTGTTTTTTACCAAAGCGTTAAGGTTACatgttattttctttacattttctCGAGCAGACCTGCCTTAAAAGTTGACATTGATAATTTTGGCGAAACGCTTTTTATTAGAactaaaaaatccaaaaatttgtaggttaaattgaatattttttttatacatgttacTTTATATTATAGAGCTCTTTGTCTGAGGAGATTTCTTTAACCTAACATAAGCTATGTGGTACCATCCAGCCCTCCTCAGGGAAATGAAATCGCCCATAACTAGTGTGTACCTGACATTCCGATTTTTCCATCACTCGTAACTGCCACACATGTTATCATGCATTTATGTTCGTCACTTTTGATGTGCTTTGTCATTTTGGGCAAAAAACTCCATAAATTTATCTTTCCCTGAAATGATAGCTttgaaaattaacaataaattttgCTTTCATCAACcaaaaataaactattttattaTTATCGTTGTCAATTTGTGGAAAATATTTCACGCCAATTGCACATTCATGATTTGAAAATCCAATTCTTGCAACGTTTCATTGAGCATCATACCAAAGAACAAAGATACACggaatattaatattaatttgcaACATTTTCGATTTATTTGGAGTGAAGATGAAACAAAATTTAGCCGTTAATGGACAGTTAATCTTTAGATATAGGATTTTCACAACCTCGGATGCTGTGAAGATGAGCGACTGATCCTTGGAAATTCTGATATCCGTCACCGAGGAAGTGTGACCGTTGAAGACATCTAACAGTTCAGTGGTCCGAAAATTGTACAGGTAAATCAGGTTGTCCTGGCAGCCAGCAAACACGTGGTTACAGTTATTAGCCAGAGCTAAAGACCTTACCTTTAAGTATAACCAATCAATATTTCATTATGACTTGAATCTTTTCCTCCGATTTTCGAGAAATGGATATTAAATAGCAAAAAGAATATTCATTTGTGTTACAAAGAATACATCATACAACACAACTTTTCGGTTCCCATAACATTGAAGTATAAGATTATTTCGGAGGAAATACAGGAACACTGTTAATATCAAAGTTTCTGTTGTTACAAGTAGGATTCATTTTTGAATGCTCACCCATCCTTTGTGGCCTTTAAGTTGATGAATCCAAGACCCCGTGGTGAATGACAGTACATTTAGACTGCTGTCCTCGCAGCCTTTAAAATATTAAGGtgtaatcaatttttatattacatCATATATTAATGAAATCAGTGATGGTTATGACAGAACATTAACTGATATTCCTAtattaagaaaatgatttttttatttccttaaaaCCTTGATACAAGTTATTCGGCTTCATTACTAGTTGTTTTTTTAGAGAAAtgaaaatttcttcattttgtaTGTCTATAAAAGATACTGGGTATAAGTAATACCTGCAAGCAAAAATGTATTATCCATTGTCAAATCCATGCAAGAAATTGGTGAATGAATATCATCCACCGACAGCAGTTGGACCTTTTCTTGCATGCACCAAACAATTATCTTAGTGTCACGAGATGCTGCAAGATACATATTAAATtagttatttattttcttattcacatgtttatcttaaatttactttaaaatattttttatcgtgTAGCCGTAGTCACCCTTCAGATGTCCTcgcttttattttgatattgggATTACTTAATCgttttaattgataattgatatttttgttcatGCTTCAAGTGCTACAACTTCCATAGTTTACCTGATGCTAGAAGGTCAGCATTGCTATTCAGCTTCAATGCCGTCACAGCTTTCGTGTGTCCTTTCAGAACATCGATTCGTTTTCCACTCATGACTGAGAACACGACAATCGTTGTATCATCAGACCCACTTATTATGATGTCATCATCCGAGGTCATCGTCAGACAAAGAACAGCCCCAAGATGTTCtctaaaaagatttttaaaaatgtatgataGCCAATCGCGTTTTATAACACATGTACAGGCTACACATACAAAGTTTTAAATACTGAAAAGTTATATTTTGCCACCTTTATTGTTATCCTGTACAGATTATTTACCTTATGACTCTAGTGCACAATCCTTCAGCAAATTTCCAGAACCTGATGGTGCAATCTTCTGAACCACTGATACAATATTGCTCATTGTGTGACAGAATAATGCATCTTACACTGCTTCTGTGGCCTGATTCAGACAaattgaacttttaaaatacatcgAACTAGAATTAATCTGTTTTAAAGATTCAGAACAAGTAACGGGCAATAATATTTACCAGAAAACAACTTGAGCAACTTTTTGGATGGTACATGGTACATCGCAATATCAAGGAGACCATATGAACAGAGGATATGTTGATTATTGCGCAGTGGTGCGATAAGGTTGGCGCCATCTACACAATCCAATGAAGCAACAAGAGGCAGGTACGGACTGGGTAACCATGACGTCATAGGAATGAATAATGGCTCGCTATATGTATCACACCACTGCATACTTTGGGTCACAAGAGGTTCAACATATAATGGAAAATAgtctgaaaaaatattgaaaatatgatacatattttttaaagttcattgaAAGACATTTAATTTCTCTCAGGACATTGATCTTATAGATATTCATCACTCTTCTTACTGTATTTgcgtaatattttttttaaagaaaacaagaatatttaatggaataaaattaaaactttatcaaTCTTTCAGCTtgaaatatcataatttatatAGGATATTTGatgtaaagttttaaagagaccAAGAACGGAACCTATTACAACACAACTTCTAATCATAAATATGTACTTTACTGTTCTATAAACTATTAAATTAATGGTACAACCGCGTAGTTGATACATTCTACATGTGAAAAATTGCGATAAATAACTGTATGGTCTCTAGGGGTTCACGAGAATGCTTGACTTTAATGTCACCGATAATGTCACCTTTGATTTCTTTCAAGTAACCAATTAGCTCGTTGGCTAATTGTGTAGGTTGTCGCATCAGCACGGGGCATGATTTTAACAAGCAGTTATAAATCAGGAAGATTTCAGCATCAACGAGTCTGGACATGGCTAGTCGGAAATTCTGAAGAACCGTGTTTACTGACGAAGAATCGATCATTGACAGCAAATACTCAAAGTTACACAAGGTGTATTCCTTAAGACGTCTAGTATCACCTGCACATAAAAGGATTTACAGGTTAATTATGGCATGTGAAGGCAATGCCAATATTTTACAACGACATTGTTTTTAATAgcatcaattttgcacatttaaTTTGGTAAGGGACATCGCCATATTGTGGCGTTATATTTATcgcaataaacaataaaatcaattataattCTATAAATAGTTTCCAAAAATTGTCACTTTACAGCATAGAGAAGTgagttagagggtttactacgaatctgtaagtcatcgACTTCCGATggggatttaaaaattttcacctttccaaaaaaattttaaaacaattttttggttaaaattgtaaaatttgaaaattcctaactagtgaaagtattttaattataatgtactttaatatactttaatatCAACAGATTTCTCATACCATCTTAACTGTTGCTTTAAACAAATGTACTAATTTCGATCATCATTATCGATACTAGTATTCCGTTTcaagtttattgtttttgttgtttttaaaataataattttattatctgACTCCAGGCAGCAGGGTGATAACCTTTAGCTGACATCTGTGTACGTCGATAATGTTTAGAAGATGATATGTGAACGAAATATACGAAGTAAACAtcaaaatatgttattattGATAACTTTAAAcagaattttatatattttttaagcttCATGAAACTGAATTATGATTCAAATTACAAAGTATCATAatactatataatatatataaatctagTTTATGCAAATAGAGTAGTAATTTCGAAAATGATAATTGAGTTCAACTAACTCATTCAAATCGGTATCAATAGGAATGTAATACAAACGTTttagttttaatgaaaaaatcaatCCGATTTACATAAAATGACAATACCAATATCATAGAAATGTGATACAAACATtttagttttaagttttaatgaaaatatcaatTCTATTAATACAGAATGAAAGTACCTGGCCTATATCATAACGAACAGGCTTTTCattctcaaaaatattcaattttccATAACCTTCCACTTCGTTAACTTATTCAAAACTTGTTAAACGTAAACCTTTtttgtactttgatttaaataatactttaccagttttaaaaattaaatagtcCTACAACCATTTATTTGAAAgagttttgtaaattttcatatCGCTTACCTAATTGTAGAAGTTGTATCCAAAGTTcgttaatttttcttttgttatattttgtcTCGCTGTACAATAAGGGTTGATGACAAACGTATCTTTGCACATCCTCTTTCAATGTTGCATTCTCCTTAAGAAGAACTCGTTTTCCTTCTATCCACGTCTCCAAAAACAGTTCGGTTAGATCCGAGTGTATACCACAAATGCTGTCTACATTTGCCATGTACCTTCTTCGAATGATATCTTCCACAAATCCTTGCGAccaacaaaatacaacttttcTGTGCACATAACGTTGCGCTAGTAACAAACCTGAAACGAAGATGACAGAAAAAGTGTCAATACAAAGTATTAACTACAAAAACCAAAGATTTAGGTCGAAAAATACATACCTATCTCGTTTTTAAGGTGTATCCATATGTACCAAGGGAACCGAAAGAACTCGGAATTACTTGACCTTAAAATTGACAATGCAACATCATTGTTACAGGACAATATGTCTAAGAGTTCAGTTTCACTTAATCCAAGGTTTGATAGAGTGATATATCGACACACCGCTTCCACGATCTCACTACCAAATTTAAACTCCAGCTGGTCCAATTTTTTGTGCACTATTTCTTCATTCGAAATAGGAAAATGATTGTTAATAACATTGTTGTCCACGCGCTCGTCTTTCATGAGACAAAGCACATGTTGGAGTACAAATGGAGACGCTTTAAGAAGATGACTTACTATcaacttttctttatttttggcaATCACTCTCTTGTGTTTTGAAAGTATAAACAATAAAGCATCTCGGATTCGCTCGCTTGTCCAACTCGGAAAAATTATCATGCTATCTACTACATTGTTTCTTTTGGCTTCAAGTTTTTGGAAAACGTAATTTCCGCTCGGTCTGTAAGAAATGATGAGATGAACTTTTGGGGGTAGTTTGACCGAAAACCAGTCAATCATTGACTGGTGTTCACCATTTACTAGGTTCTCTAAATTTTCAACGCCATCCAACATTATCACCAGATTGCGCTGGCCTTTGGAAATGCGGTTTGCAAGACCATAAAAGTAATTTGTGAGGTGGGAGTCATCATATTCATCAAGAGAAATGTTCTgttgtaaaacaaaattgagTTGAACACAAATATCCCTCAAAATCTTCTGTTTATCTTTTGATTTAGGAGTAATTCCGATGAATCTTGGTATAAGTATTGTGTCTTTGCCAAAAAGTTCTCTTGCACGAAAACAAACTTTCGACAGAAAATGTGACTTTCCACAACCAGGATCTCCTTTTACAATGATAAGTTGATGTTCAGCCTTAGTTCCATTCATGAGTAGCATTTGTATCTTAGATAGGATAATCTCCAACCCACTTCCGTTATATACTTTTAGTAATTCATTGCAATGTTGTAAATGTACTAACGTTTCTAAGCAGAGTTCTCCTTTCTTCGTCGATGGAAAACAAAGCTTGGTCTTTTCGTTTTCATCAAATAAATCTCTCAGTCGCATGGCTACTGCAGCTGTCATGTTTTCTAGATAAGTTACATGTTCCGGATTTTCTGAAGAAACCTCAGAATTATTTGCAGCAATcgtaaaagaaaacacatttgTCCTGGGAACTTTTGAGTCTACCTCATATTTCAGATTGTTGAGTTTTTCCTGATTGGTTTGGTCCTCCTTATCCTTTTGAGAAAGGTCAGCCAAAGAGACTTTGTCATCTTTATCTTTGGTTTCTGACAAAATTATACATGAACGTTTAATGTCTTTAAAagaaaagcaaaaaataaataaataagtaataaataaaaaataaaaaaaagaaagaataaaaaatattaaagaaatattaattgATATCAAACATGTTACCGTCAATATTTCTAAAGATGAAAACTCCTTGTCTGCAGTTAAGTTTCAGAGCCAAAGCGACCTCTTGTTCAAAGGCTAAAAACgttatataacaaatatttttgaacatgttcagagttcatgaataaaaaaaattaagatcatAGCGCTTAAAATTaacacagagaaaaaaaataaaagaaaaaatgaaaaaaaccaaaaacggACTATTTTCACACCTGAAGTAAAAAATCTTTCTTGCTTTTGGATATGAACTTGATTTATATTTCCTTCGTCGTGGGCTATTTTGGCGCCATACTGAATGATGTCCAATAAACTTGAGTAAATAGATTCTTCTTCCACAGACTGCTGATGTTCCCTCTGATTGACACTTcaagttatacatgtacgtttgtaATCTTTGAGATTCACATAAAAAGATAACCGTGGGCAAGCAGgagaaattgagaaaaaaattattcgaACACAAATTTACATTTGACATTTATTTTCCGAATAATTACCACAGCTTTCTATTTTTGGAGACATCTTGGATTGGTTTCAGTTTATACAATGCAGGAACAGAGTATTCATCTTTGACGTACCATTCATCAAGTTGTCTAATGTCTATAAAGAAAACGAACACCCTTTTATGAACTGAAACCTTGAAAATCGAATGCACACTTGCACATATGAATACACtcaaccaatttttttaaaagattgaatATTAAATCACCCACCTTTTCCACCTTCAAATGCCTCATTCCTAATATGTGTAAATTCGGCTTCGTCAAGGTAATTTGGCAATGGACATTTACCATACTTTGATCCAAGTAAGCACTTCAATAGAGAAATCTTATGATACAACCATAAGCAGGTATAATTTAACGAAATAAAGGATACTATAGTatcaattattcttttttttactataaTTCACATCAACATCTGCAATTATCTTCTGTAGAGGtcgtgtatttttttaaaccaaacaagaaataaaaatacacaatcatgAAAAACACAACGGCAAATTAATTGTAAGACACTGAAAGTAAGATGATGCTGCAACAGACAGCAACATGCCTTTAATATCGGCAGTATGTTATTCAAAACTATCttatttttttgtctacgtTTATTGggaatatatatgtacatgtatacaggcACTGCATCAATATATAAAGTCTCATTCTGCAACAAAggattataattacatgtatttggttcGTTTTACATTCAATGATGTCTCTTGCTTACAATAAAGAAAGGTCCGGATGATTTCCTGTGGCATTCTTCCAAAGTGGACATATGACGTTGAAACATGTGCGTGTTTTTGGCATGGTCAATCTGATTTGCATGATGAACGTCTACCCAGTGCAGGTCTATGCCGTATTTCAGGCAATGATACTGGAGAGTAGGAAATGTGTCTTTCAGAAGTGCCGCTCTTTCAACTTCAAACTCTGCGTTATCAAAATGCTTTATATCAATAttctttaaaagttaaaaaaaaaatagctaaaATCTAATTTATCTTAATTGAATGTTTCATTATGAGACAGTACTAATGATTTTTCCTTGAAACGTtgttcattattcatattttcaaGAATACACCAATCAAAACTGtttattagtttaaaaaaagtatttaggATTTAAACGAAGATAAACAACAGCCTTTGCATAATATTCGCATGATCTGTGTGTGTGCCATTGGTCATTACGTTTCATCATTAGTAAAACAAATATGATgttaatgaaatacatgttcAATGGTCCCCTTTAAGactgtatgttttaaaattcattagtgaaattatgtacaaattattaaaaattcaataaaaaatactatttgCTCGAACCTTCCCCAATTGTGAATAACAACTTATATTTGGCTAAACAACATAAACATCATTCCTTGAAAGGAAATAAGGCTAGATCAAACTAATGGCAGCAGAGTGAAGTGCAATATCCATTAGACTGTTAGATATTATCAAATATTCATAATGTGAGAATATGCCAAACAAACGGGTATATAATGATCGAAAGCTATATATCACTTAATTTACAAAAGATGGGAATTCTTAGGATGtctgaattaaaaataattcataaagtGTATAATACTCTTTCTCTGAACCGACATGGGTGTATTAGatcaaaaacttaatttttttcatcagcTTTATCACGAAGACAGAAATCAATAGTTTGTGATTATTAAACCAGCGAGGTAATTGAAAGATGGTATGCAAAAGGATTCTTATATAATCGCATTAACGAAATTACTGCGTGGTAGGCATACATCAAAGTGACGTGTACTTTAAGCAACCAATATATTCTTATTAACACAGACGAACAAATGCATTGATTTCAATaattcttttttgaaaatggCGTATTGATAAAACTACAGAGAGCAAATTAAAGTTCATTCTTACCTGAATAATTGGAGCACACATAAATGTTGACCGTCTGTCTCGGTAACTCTGGGATGTCCTGTAGTTTGCCGGTTAGTATGTTCTGCACGGCTATTTTGTAACAAGCTCTTGGGTCCGTTGTTGCCATTTGATCTCTGTCATCATCCGATTCATAAAACTACCTAACAATTGAGAAACATcttaatatatgtaaaatgagagttaaaaaatcaaataatattactttttaatttttcatttaaagagattatcagaagaaaataaaaactgttcTTGTACAGGATTTCTGACCTcggtaaaaaatcaaaattcaagtCGTTATTCATTAGAAGAACCCCGTGAAAATGAAACTTACTGTCAGTCCAGCACAGAACATCAAAGAACACAGCCTGGGCGTTGAATAGAGGAACAAGGATATGATATAAGCATCATCGTTTCTGTATAATGATTATTAATTGGGAATAAATGACACACAAAGGTGGAAATCGATCATACATTTCATTTCAGCCATCTCTCTGCCTGTAGATGAAAGACCCCGGTGTGATTTAATCCGCTTGTACACCTGATGGTACACGAGGAAGGGTAAGCGACAATGCCTGAATCACCAGTCTTGTTCACATCAATAGAAACTAAGACGCAGCGTGGTTGTTATGGATACTTGCTACAATCTCCGACTTATACTATACCTGTACAATATTGCTTTTCACACGCATGGTTCATATTGATACAGGTCTTTGCCTTTATTCACCATTAAGCGGTCTGGTAAATAATGTCAGACGTGcataattatgaattaaattCCATAAATGTACTCGTTCTTGTCTTAATTACATATAACAGAACTCTGTTGGAGCAGAACCCATGCGTGAGCATGATGATGAAATAATATGCTCTGACACTCTAATGACATGTatagatattgaaaataatgtatGCAAATGTACTGGTACTTCATTTTATAAAGAAGGTGGTGAACGATTATGGTAAAAGGAATTGGTAAAGAGTGAAAACCAACGGGACTTCTCGATTGCCATCAAATCGAGTACAGGATAGAGACAGGCTGTGGTGCAGGGACGTGTTTATACTGCCTAAACTTTGTTGTTAAGTTGTAAAGAAGAAATTGAAGGGGTTTTCCGTAAAAGGGGACTAACTTCTTAAATCATGTTATGTACATTTCCATTCCATCAAAATCAAACTGCAAGAACTACCCTATTTACGTTTAATTACGACCAATATGTCTCGAATGCAGAATAAGGACTTATTTATTACACTCACCAGCTAAGtacatatacaagtatattaCAGTGTGTACCTGTTTGAATTAGCAATAAGAGGGATTTAACACAGAAGAGGATCGACAATTTGtggaaaataattaacattgGTTAAATACGTAAGTAGAAGAGTGTGATAAGGTTGACGTTCTCCAGCTTTCGCCGAAGGTTTTAAGTTCTCAAGAACAGAGCGATGGAAATGAAATCCTCCATTGAAAAAAAGGTCTTTCATAATTGTTAAAATACgttgaaaatgttgaaaattacatattgttgtataaaaaatatgagTGTACAAATACACTGATGAAGTGAATGAAGATACAAAACTTTCAGAGAAAAATACCGGTAAAGCGTGGAGACAATGCAGACGACTGGAGTAGATCTACCTTAGTTTGACATTTTCAAGCCATACGTCATAGATACTAAAGAACATACGTTTTGAACTAAAAGCTTAAATTagcttaaaaaaagaaattatctaTCTTGTTGAACAAGAACGAGATAACACCCTGAATTGACCCCACACGGCTAAAACAAGATAGGGAATCTAGCTCCCCAGAAGCATCAGCAAGAGACTTTAATCGAAGATAGCTAAAATTTGACggttttcaagttatttgaaTTTTGCGTTCATATAAAATTATGTGCActgaaaataattgaatttctaagtatttacaattaaatgatgttttaaggTAGTGAAGAATACTCAAGcatattcaaaaaatatacaataaccGATCTGAAATCTTCAAACgtctaaatgttttaaaattttgagatGCTGTCCCAACCATTGTTCTGCCCCAACACTCGCAATTGTTTCATTAAAACAGGACGAACATCTTCAATGCGAATCAAAAGAATTAACATTAGAGGAACTGCTaattattattaacaaaatgGTCTTAATTAATACAGTAAATGGGgagtatattatatattattgcaATCCTACGTAATGAAAAGGACAAATAACAAAGTGTCTTCCTCGGAAATCTTTAACAACCCGACATATAACCAAACACAACAACAAACTAGGTACATGTTACAAATACGACTTAATTGTTATTTTGAAGGTTAATTAATCAAGGATTACAGCTCAAGATCAATGACAAAATCTTTTGCTACAACGAAGCAAAGACTAGAAAGAAACAACAGGACCAGCTCTAAGCAGAATGTCACTATTAACAGACCTGAAAGTAACGAGGAATACAAGGCATTGACAGAAAAAACTAGCCAACAAACCAAAGCAACATGCTGTTGAACAAGATTTCTACATAATAAATAAACTACAAGATTAATTGTAATCATCCGATTGAGatacaaaatatatgatagCTTTCAATCCAGCTCTAAATATTTTGTCTTATCGAAGCATGCAGTGTgctaaacgaaaaaaaaaaacaagacttTCTTATGGGGGTTCAGAAATCTTTCATTTCTTTCCTTTTGCTTATAATCTTATAATTGTACTATATCAAACTGAAGTGACAAAATGGTATCGATTTATTCAAATGTAGTGTACCTATTCATATTATGCTACCTATGTACAATCATGTACAGTGTATAGTAAACTTAAGAActggaaaaattgttttaaaaagtatcagTTAATGATAAATGATTGCACGTAAGACGGAACGGGGGCATATTTAACGCATTAATTCCTCAGCTTATCGATATCAAAGTTAACCTTCAACTTTGACCTATGCTGTGATCCGTACAAcgaagtacaaaaagataagaTAGTGGTTCCACATATCTCAATCTAGTACATTTTGATAATACGGCATTAGTATTCAGAAATGACTCCATTTCTAGTAGCCGCGTTTCATCTTCTCTTGGCCGGTACATCATGCCAGGCTGCTTTGACTGAACTCGATGCATATTCTTTGCAGGgtaagatttaaataaatttttagaaatatctAAAAGACACACATGCtttaatcaaatatcaaatcaaCACATTCTTGacttgattgacaagcggctattcttcataattattattattattcattttaccggatattttgaaatcagttcTAAATTTCAGctataattcatttcttttagaGTTCGATAAACTGGTTCGCCAGAACCTGGTGTTTATGGTGGTAGATCGAGTCAACGGTACCATTTCCGAACAGAGACAAATGCAGCATGACTGTGCAAGTCTTGTCAACCATACGGCGGATAACTGTAAATCTTGTGAAAGGTAAGAGAAGGC
Coding sequences within it:
- the LOC128165032 gene encoding protein qui-1-like isoform X2; the protein is MATTDPRACYKIAVQNILTGKLQDIPELPRQTVNIYVCSNYSEFEVERAALLKDTFPTLQYHCLKYGIDLHWVDVHHANQIDHAKNTHMFQRHMSTLEECHRKSSGPFFICLLGSKYGKCPLPNYLDEAEFTHIRNEAFEGGKDIRQLDEWYVKDEYSVPALYKLKPIQDVSKNRKLCVNQREHQQSVEEESIYSSLLDIIQYGAKIAHDEGNINQVHIQKQERFFTSAFEQEVALALKLNCRQGVFIFRNIDETKDKDDKVSLADLSQKDKEDQTNQEKLNNLKYEVDSKVPRTNVFSFTIAANNSEVSSENPEHVTYLENMTAAVAMRLRDLFDENEKTKLCFPSTKKGELCLETLVHLQHCNELLKVYNGSGLEIILSKIQMLLMNGTKAEHQLIIVKGDPGCGKSHFLSKVCFRARELFGKDTILIPRFIGITPKSKDKQKILRDICVQLNFVLQQNISLDEYDDSHLTNYFYGLANRISKGQRNLVIMLDGVENLENLVNGEHQSMIDWFSVKLPPKVHLIISYRPSGNYVFQKLEAKRNNVVDSMIIFPSWTSERIRDALLFILSKHKRVIAKNKEKLIVSHLLKASPFVLQHVLCLMKDERVDNNVINNHFPISNEEIVHKKLDQLEFKFGSEIVEAVCRYITLSNLGLSETELLDILSCNNDVALSILRSSNSEFFRFPWYIWIHLKNEIGLLLAQRYVHRKVVFCWSQGFVEDIIRRRYMANVDSICGIHSDLTELFLETWIEGKRVLLKENATLKEDVQRYVCHQPLLYSETKYNKRKINELWIQLLQLGDTRRLKEYTLCNFEYLLSMIDSSSVNTVLQNFRLAMSRLVDAEIFLIYNCLLKSCPVLMRQPTQLANELIGYLKEIKDYFPLYVEPLVTQSMQWCDTYSEPLFIPMTSWLPSPYLPLVASLDCVDGANLIAPLRNNQHILCSYGLLDIAMYHVPSKKLLKLFSGHRSSVRCIILSHNEQYCISGSEDCTIRFWKFAEGLCTRVIREHLGAVLCLTMTSDDDIIISGSDDTTIVVFSVMSGKRIDVLKGHTKAVTALKLNSNADLLASGCEDSSLNVLSFTTGSWIHQLKGHKGWVRSLALANNCNHVFAGCQDNLIYLYNFRTTELLDVFNGHTSSVTDIRISKDQSLIFTASEGKINLWSFLPKMTKHIKSDEHKCMITCVAVTSDGKIGMSGGTDGEVKLWDLETNTYSESFLGHSGAVASIEPASNGAFTVTSAEDRKIKVWSMTLAIVITNYEKHDSFVRQIKIIENDMQILSYDVMGHFHLWQAEDGATLISFDRHAFTFILSTDCQLLVTARGDNCARVWKTKSGTLVTGICHSEKITCMCCDIRDKYLVTGSEDKSCKVWDLTTGKLTQVLVEHSTCVINVTIKSDSSTVISGASDGCIMVWEVSSGECIHKLNTHTSCITSLKFLSNEQFVISSSKDGTIRLWDVVLGLHVAMIDMHHPVLSCSMSENCCRFVVHLENCKRVPLLCLHNCPEPTNSSTSEPNFSYTNRNEDTSPILPIHPKISSCDRYSILYPVPKRSNPRVSTASPLPEIVRLSPIRAPKKYQTKSTKRTHLRVNMPSRRGNPSSSASALCTIV